The following are encoded in a window of Novosphingobium sp. THN1 genomic DNA:
- the mobF gene encoding MobF family relaxase: MLSVANVRTAGGAANYFAADNYYTRADADRSGEWLGKGAAALGLEGTVDARQFEAVLKGLLPDGSRVGSDNRAHRAGTDLTFSMPKSWSVLALVGGDKRILDAYASAVRETLRWAGKNLAETRMEVRGRERAVQTGNLAIALFQHDTNRNQEPNAHFHAVIANVTLGPDGKWRALRNDKLWQHNTLLNAMTMARFRLSVEKLGYEVGEFGKHGNFEAVGVPKVVRDAFSSRRAEILQAAAQMNFSGPGVLDAATLMTRADKGRIEDRDALTQQWQEASARLGFDPATVTARANARSAQDLGNVTGLGPTMRALVRNVQALATTFAERLGLREGDPLIPSRLTNRSVEQVAAIHAVASAVRHLGEREAAFSRAEIYRAALGFALPTSLADIEHRVDQLLRQGHLEKGRGADRELLTTRDAISLEQRIIAGVEDGRGAAPAIVSPDLAGARLQALSQIKYGMTLNAGQEGAGRLLLGSNNRIVAIQGVAGAGKSTVLKPVADILREEGRAVLGLAVQNTLVQMLERDTGITSMTVSRFLARHRDLLEGADADRLAEARADMRGTVVLLDEASMVGNADKEKLVRLANLLELGRFASIGDRKQLGAVDAGKPFDVMQQAGIETALMSTNLRARTEGLRDAQQAAQEGRIEDAMRHLAPQVIEVGNDAAVEAAAAWLSLSTAEREATAIYASGRNLRSAVNDAVQTGLKSSGELGPETMRLQTLSRVNVTREELRYASTYAPGMVVDVARRQRNQGLAAGEYRVVGTDVARERVTLENERGRQFEFRPGQIRPQGEQDPLRLFEVRALDIYTGDKIRWTETDHQRGLLNADQARIIAVDKEAVVVKTSLGSEHRLEQGDPMLRRLDLAYALNAHMAQGLTSDRGIAVMDSRECNLANQQTFLVTITRLRDRLTLYVDNAGKLEAAVERNAGMKRSALETVDFLRDAAAKGQVKDRVAPAPERKPPELDRSITKPFEIGI, encoded by the coding sequence ATGCTGTCGGTAGCCAATGTCCGTACCGCCGGCGGCGCGGCCAACTACTTCGCTGCCGACAATTACTACACCCGGGCTGATGCCGATCGCTCGGGTGAATGGCTGGGGAAGGGCGCTGCCGCGCTCGGGCTCGAGGGGACCGTCGACGCACGGCAGTTCGAGGCGGTCCTTAAGGGACTGCTGCCCGATGGCAGCCGCGTCGGCAGTGACAACCGGGCGCACCGGGCGGGGACCGATCTCACCTTTTCGATGCCGAAAAGTTGGTCGGTCCTCGCTCTGGTGGGTGGCGACAAACGGATCCTCGATGCCTATGCGTCGGCCGTCCGGGAAACCCTGCGCTGGGCCGGGAAGAACCTTGCCGAGACCCGGATGGAGGTTCGGGGCAGAGAGCGTGCGGTCCAGACCGGCAACCTTGCGATCGCGCTCTTCCAGCACGACACCAACCGCAACCAGGAGCCCAACGCCCACTTCCATGCCGTCATTGCCAATGTGACGCTAGGGCCCGATGGTAAATGGCGGGCGCTGCGCAATGACAAGCTCTGGCAGCACAATACTTTGCTCAATGCCATGACGATGGCGCGGTTTCGGCTGAGCGTCGAGAAGCTCGGTTACGAGGTCGGGGAGTTCGGCAAGCACGGTAATTTTGAGGCCGTAGGTGTGCCCAAGGTGGTCCGCGATGCCTTCAGTTCCCGGCGAGCGGAAATCCTACAAGCGGCCGCCCAGATGAACTTCTCAGGGCCAGGCGTGCTCGATGCTGCAACCTTGATGACCCGGGCCGACAAAGGGCGCATCGAAGATCGCGATGCGCTGACGCAGCAGTGGCAGGAAGCGTCTGCGAGGCTGGGCTTTGATCCCGCCACGGTGACTGCCAGAGCCAATGCTCGCAGTGCGCAGGATCTTGGCAATGTGACCGGCTTGGGACCAACCATGCGCGCGCTCGTCCGCAATGTTCAGGCCCTCGCAACCACATTTGCCGAGCGCCTTGGCCTGCGCGAAGGTGACCCGCTGATACCTTCCCGGCTGACCAACCGCAGTGTCGAGCAGGTCGCCGCAATTCATGCAGTCGCCTCGGCTGTGCGGCATCTGGGCGAGCGGGAGGCGGCCTTCAGCCGGGCCGAAATCTACCGTGCAGCGCTTGGCTTTGCGCTCCCGACTTCGCTCGCTGACATCGAGCACCGCGTCGACCAGCTGCTCCGTCAGGGACATCTGGAGAAGGGCAGGGGCGCTGACCGGGAACTGCTGACGACACGCGACGCTATAAGCCTCGAACAGCGCATCATTGCTGGGGTCGAAGACGGGCGCGGCGCTGCACCGGCGATTGTTTCTCCCGACCTTGCGGGGGCCCGTCTGCAGGCCCTGTCCCAGATCAAATACGGCATGACCTTGAACGCCGGACAGGAAGGGGCAGGGCGTTTGCTGCTTGGCTCGAACAACCGGATCGTCGCGATCCAGGGCGTCGCGGGCGCAGGCAAGAGCACGGTCCTCAAACCCGTCGCAGATATCCTGCGCGAGGAGGGCAGAGCCGTGCTCGGGCTCGCGGTGCAGAACACGCTGGTCCAGATGCTCGAGCGCGATACAGGTATTACATCGATGACGGTCTCGCGGTTCCTCGCCCGACACCGCGATCTCCTGGAAGGTGCCGATGCTGACCGTCTCGCCGAGGCGCGGGCGGACATGCGCGGCACCGTCGTGCTGCTCGACGAAGCCTCCATGGTCGGCAATGCCGACAAGGAAAAGCTGGTTCGGCTGGCAAACCTTCTCGAACTCGGCCGCTTTGCGAGCATCGGGGACCGTAAGCAGCTGGGCGCAGTCGATGCCGGAAAGCCGTTCGATGTGATGCAGCAGGCCGGCATTGAGACGGCGCTCATGAGCACCAATCTCCGCGCACGGACAGAGGGCCTTCGAGATGCACAGCAGGCGGCGCAAGAGGGGCGCATCGAAGACGCCATGCGCCATCTCGCACCCCAGGTGATCGAGGTGGGAAATGATGCTGCTGTCGAAGCCGCCGCCGCCTGGTTGTCGCTTTCGACCGCCGAGCGCGAGGCAACCGCAATATATGCCTCAGGCCGAAACCTGCGCAGTGCCGTGAACGATGCGGTGCAGACCGGCCTCAAATCCAGCGGCGAGCTTGGTCCTGAAACCATGCGGCTCCAGACCCTGTCCCGCGTCAACGTAACCCGTGAGGAGCTGCGATATGCGAGCACCTACGCCCCCGGCATGGTGGTCGATGTCGCGCGGCGTCAGCGCAACCAGGGCCTTGCAGCAGGCGAATACCGGGTGGTCGGAACCGATGTGGCGCGCGAGCGAGTCACGCTGGAAAACGAGCGTGGCCGCCAGTTCGAGTTTCGTCCCGGTCAGATCAGGCCGCAAGGTGAGCAGGATCCGCTGCGCCTGTTCGAAGTGCGCGCTCTCGACATCTATACCGGCGACAAGATCCGGTGGACCGAGACCGATCACCAGCGGGGCCTGCTCAATGCCGACCAGGCCCGCATTATCGCTGTCGACAAAGAGGCTGTCGTGGTGAAGACATCCTTGGGCTCAGAGCACCGGCTGGAGCAGGGCGACCCGATGCTCCGCCGTCTCGATCTCGCTTATGCGCTCAATGCCCATATGGCACAGGGGCTGACTTCCGATCGCGGCATTGCGGTCATGGACAGCCGCGAGTGCAATCTGGCCAACCAGCAGACGTTTCTGGTCACGATCACGCGGCTGCGCGAT
- a CDS encoding DUF6437 family protein: MARSKPTARDALKKLREQRAQLENEEARLREEAATELGKLLIECGAETIEPAQLRQIVRASMALGIEETLKRIAPA; the protein is encoded by the coding sequence ATGGCCAGGTCCAAGCCTACTGCACGAGATGCCTTGAAGAAGTTGCGTGAACAGCGTGCCCAACTCGAGAACGAGGAGGCACGTCTCCGCGAAGAAGCAGCGACCGAACTCGGAAAGCTGCTGATCGAGTGCGGCGCGGAGACGATCGAACCGGCACAGTTGCGCCAGATCGTTCGCGCATCGATGGCGCTCGGGATCGAGGAAACGCTGAAGCGGATTGCTCCCGCGTAA
- a CDS encoding single-stranded DNA-binding protein, whose amino-acid sequence MTNLVILGGRIARDPETRTTQGGTSITSISVVTDRPARKDGKTYKDENGYTAKDSEFHRITCFNGLGQNVAKYCTKGQLVTVEGRIHYTQWEDQSGTKRYGCEIIADKVDFLTKGRSGSNEGAPDIDED is encoded by the coding sequence ATGACCAATCTCGTTATCCTCGGTGGCCGCATCGCTCGCGACCCCGAGACCCGCACCACCCAGGGCGGAACCAGCATCACATCGATCTCGGTCGTGACCGACCGTCCCGCCCGCAAGGATGGCAAGACCTACAAGGACGAAAACGGCTACACCGCCAAGGACAGCGAATTCCATCGCATCACCTGCTTCAACGGCCTCGGCCAGAACGTCGCCAAGTATTGCACCAAGGGCCAGCTCGTGACGGTCGAAGGTCGCATCCACTACACCCAGTGGGAGGATCAGAGCGGCACCAAGCGCTACGGCTGCGAGATCATCGCCGACAAGGTCGACTTCCTCACCAAAGGCCGTTCGGGCAGCAACGAGGGAGCACCCGACATCGACGAGGACTGA
- a CDS encoding DUF6878 family protein, whose translation MIDIEAVMADFAVRQAERQVQVAEEIQQLKAAILPRLQDAGIARVEIRFDGCGDSGAVEECACLDAAGAAISCPDVTLLEGEADSVDRAGSEELQSLGQALEQLTYLALERHHPGWEINDGACGELVIDVAEATFVLDCSLRFIATDDHSTEL comes from the coding sequence ATGATCGATATCGAGGCTGTGATGGCCGACTTTGCCGTTCGCCAGGCCGAGCGGCAAGTGCAAGTGGCCGAAGAAATCCAGCAACTCAAGGCAGCGATTCTTCCGCGCTTGCAGGACGCTGGGATTGCCCGCGTCGAGATCCGTTTCGACGGATGCGGCGACAGCGGTGCCGTTGAAGAATGTGCATGCCTCGATGCAGCCGGCGCGGCGATCTCGTGCCCGGATGTGACCCTCTTGGAAGGCGAAGCAGACAGCGTTGATCGTGCCGGTTCCGAGGAGCTGCAATCACTCGGGCAGGCACTCGAGCAGCTGACCTATCTGGCGCTCGAACGTCACCACCCTGGCTGGGAGATCAACGACGGTGCCTGCGGCGAACTGGTGATTGATGTGGCTGAGGCGACGTTCGTGCTCGACTGCAGCCTGCGCTTCATCGCCACCGATGATCATTCGACCGAGCTCTAG
- a CDS encoding DUF2493 domain-containing protein, translated as MHTSFADQLAGLDLTGFSIGSAPVSTSDFPVREAVVQTLEAVWSDLFAMVSGTALEADAEDLGWAFVNIFHRSAERKSTALDRATDEVRALIATADGSEVHTHDLETQVERAQCAESAMLALEEMREVAAALYLNEFGSSWKPVSSSRFNHSAMLTSALVEGRDFLRARAEAKRRAAVPEGTPVVFAGGRTRHATEDDALIFGNNVWATLDKVRDRVPDMVLIHGGDTKGVDRLASSWAERRGIPQVTFSLDMRLGARAGFKRNERMLSLDPRYVIAFPGNGVLERLVIEAKARRITVVDRRGPMGTNPKSTSAGTE; from the coding sequence ATGCACACGTCATTTGCCGACCAACTCGCCGGGCTCGATCTTACCGGCTTCTCGATTGGATCTGCTCCCGTATCGACAAGCGATTTCCCTGTCCGAGAAGCGGTCGTCCAAACCCTCGAAGCGGTCTGGTCCGATCTTTTCGCCATGGTGTCCGGGACCGCTCTTGAAGCCGACGCCGAAGATCTTGGCTGGGCCTTCGTCAACATCTTTCACCGCTCGGCGGAACGCAAATCGACAGCCCTTGACCGGGCGACCGACGAGGTCCGCGCGCTGATTGCGACGGCCGATGGATCGGAGGTTCACACCCATGACCTCGAGACCCAGGTCGAGCGGGCGCAATGCGCCGAGAGCGCGATGCTGGCGCTCGAAGAGATGCGCGAAGTCGCGGCAGCCCTTTACCTCAACGAGTTCGGTTCCTCCTGGAAGCCGGTCTCCAGTTCGCGCTTCAATCACAGCGCCATGTTGACTTCTGCGCTCGTCGAAGGGCGCGATTTCCTGCGCGCCCGTGCCGAGGCCAAGCGCCGTGCAGCGGTGCCCGAAGGAACCCCGGTCGTCTTCGCTGGCGGGCGCACCCGTCATGCTACCGAAGACGATGCACTGATCTTCGGCAACAACGTCTGGGCCACCCTCGACAAGGTCCGCGACCGCGTGCCTGACATGGTGCTCATCCATGGCGGCGACACCAAGGGCGTCGACCGCCTGGCATCGAGCTGGGCCGAACGGCGCGGTATCCCGCAGGTCACGTTCTCGCTCGACATGCGGCTCGGCGCCCGTGCCGGCTTCAAGCGCAACGAGCGGATGCTTTCGCTCGATCCGCGCTATGTCATCGCCTTCCCCGGTAATGGCGTGCTCGAACGTCTGGTCATCGAGGCCAAGGCCCGGCGGATCACCGTTGTCGATCGCCGCGGGCCGATGGGCACCAATCCGAAGAGCACTTCGGCAGGCACTGAATGA
- a CDS encoding ArdC family protein, which produces MAYRKEQGGGLSPATRITQEIIARLEAGTKPWIKPWRGVPVSRPLRACGIPYRGMNVFWLWMVADMCGYASPFWMTYNQAKSLGAQVRKGEKSTIAIFYKSYTKEVEAPDTGERTDEARRVLKAYPVFNADQVEGLPERFHPAATLELVEPEGREAELDAFFAAIPVNLRHQGCEAYYEPTADRVTMPPASLFNGFDHYYATLAHELSHWTGHTSRLGRDLKNRFGTAAYAAEELVAELSSAMLGAELGLPVTHLDSHASYIEHWLKLLKDDDRAILTAAAKAEEAASLLLKLGGRVMPEQFDDASDDAALAA; this is translated from the coding sequence ATGGCCTATCGCAAGGAGCAGGGCGGCGGCCTGTCGCCCGCCACCCGTATCACCCAGGAAATCATCGCCCGTCTGGAAGCTGGCACAAAGCCGTGGATCAAGCCGTGGCGCGGTGTCCCGGTCTCCCGGCCCTTGCGGGCCTGCGGGATCCCGTACCGCGGCATGAACGTGTTCTGGCTCTGGATGGTCGCCGATATGTGCGGCTACGCCTCGCCATTCTGGATGACCTACAACCAGGCAAAATCGCTCGGAGCCCAGGTCCGCAAGGGCGAGAAGTCGACCATCGCTATCTTCTACAAGAGCTACACCAAAGAGGTGGAAGCGCCCGATACCGGCGAAAGGACTGACGAGGCCCGCCGGGTGCTGAAAGCCTATCCGGTGTTCAACGCCGATCAGGTGGAAGGTCTGCCCGAGCGCTTCCATCCGGCCGCAACGCTGGAACTGGTGGAGCCGGAAGGCCGCGAGGCCGAGCTCGACGCCTTCTTTGCTGCCATCCCGGTCAATCTGCGTCATCAGGGCTGCGAGGCCTATTACGAGCCGACTGCGGATCGCGTCACGATGCCGCCGGCCAGCCTGTTCAACGGTTTCGATCACTACTACGCCACGCTCGCCCACGAACTGTCGCACTGGACCGGCCATACGAGCCGTCTGGGACGTGATCTCAAGAACCGCTTCGGCACAGCGGCCTACGCCGCCGAAGAACTCGTCGCCGAACTCTCCAGCGCCATGCTGGGCGCTGAGCTGGGACTGCCGGTCACGCACCTCGACAGCCACGCCAGCTACATCGAGCATTGGCTCAAGCTTCTGAAGGATGACGATCGCGCCATCCTGACTGCTGCGGCCAAGGCCGAAGAAGCTGCGAGCCTGCTGCTGAAGCTCGGCGGGAGGGTCATGCCTGAGCAGTTTGACGACGCGTCAGACGACGCCGCGCTTGCCGCCTGA
- a CDS encoding DUF2235 domain-containing protein, which produces MPKNIVIYSDGTGQDGGVRPEQRMSNIFKMYRATRPGPDSAINPTEQVAFYDPGLGTEAGASGLTSIRRWFAKLLSSVTGRGITTNIADCYEFIINHYRPGDRIWLFGFSRGAYTARSLANVIRLCGVPTKSPDGELPRFRLGAREIAERAVFRVAEHGAGQDRAKYEDEREELGRRFRVAHGSDDDGEANVAPYFIGVFDTVASLGAKGPLRLALIFALGLLIVSAAAITAMALRWAFELDWGLSFLVATGLFGIYALWRYLRTSLKVMWPPLEGRRFPSIHVAQWSGKYFDRLLGRAVSYARHAIAIDENRADFPRLPWGPGKGIETRPEIDGEAKPFVQMWFAGNHSDIGGSYPEPESRLSDIALQWMINEARSVPDPLAIDYSRLRVFPSAAGVQHDEIAGMADLIRQRTPALLRCLTQRLTWKAELRDPIAAATLHPSVEERFGLESVVRQGGEGPYRPEALRSHERFRHLYK; this is translated from the coding sequence GTGCCAAAGAATATCGTGATCTATTCCGATGGTACCGGCCAGGACGGAGGCGTTCGGCCGGAACAGCGGATGAGCAACATCTTCAAGATGTATCGCGCGACGCGGCCCGGTCCCGACAGCGCGATCAATCCCACCGAGCAGGTGGCCTTTTACGATCCCGGCCTCGGTACCGAAGCCGGGGCTTCAGGCCTCACCTCGATCCGGCGCTGGTTCGCCAAGCTGCTGTCTTCAGTGACGGGGCGCGGCATTACCACCAATATCGCCGACTGTTACGAGTTCATCATCAATCACTACCGGCCGGGCGACCGCATCTGGCTGTTTGGGTTCAGCCGCGGGGCCTACACCGCGCGCAGCCTTGCGAACGTGATCAGGCTGTGCGGCGTCCCGACGAAATCGCCCGACGGCGAACTGCCGCGGTTTCGTCTCGGCGCGCGCGAGATCGCTGAGCGCGCCGTGTTTCGGGTTGCCGAGCATGGCGCCGGCCAGGACCGCGCCAAATACGAAGATGAGCGCGAAGAACTTGGTCGTCGATTTCGCGTGGCGCATGGGTCGGACGACGATGGCGAGGCGAACGTCGCGCCCTATTTTATTGGCGTCTTTGATACCGTGGCTTCGCTCGGCGCCAAAGGCCCGCTTCGCTTGGCGCTCATATTCGCCCTCGGCTTGCTTATCGTTAGCGCCGCAGCGATCACCGCCATGGCTCTGCGCTGGGCATTCGAGCTCGATTGGGGCTTGTCGTTCCTTGTCGCGACTGGCCTGTTCGGCATCTATGCGCTTTGGCGCTATCTGCGCACGTCGCTGAAAGTGATGTGGCCTCCGCTTGAAGGCCGCCGTTTCCCGAGCATTCACGTTGCGCAGTGGAGCGGAAAGTATTTTGACCGTTTGCTGGGCCGGGCGGTCAGCTATGCCCGCCACGCAATCGCCATCGATGAGAACCGCGCCGACTTTCCGCGATTGCCCTGGGGTCCAGGCAAGGGCATTGAGACCAGACCCGAAATCGACGGTGAAGCCAAGCCTTTCGTGCAGATGTGGTTCGCAGGCAACCATTCGGACATTGGCGGAAGCTACCCGGAGCCAGAATCGCGCCTGTCGGACATCGCCTTGCAATGGATGATCAATGAGGCTCGATCGGTTCCCGACCCATTGGCCATCGATTACAGTCGTCTGCGAGTCTTTCCTTCGGCCGCCGGTGTTCAGCACGACGAGATTGCAGGTATGGCCGACTTGATAAGGCAGCGGACACCTGCCTTGCTGCGTTGCTTGACCCAGCGACTAACCTGGAAAGCGGAGTTGCGCGATCCCATCGCGGCGGCCACGCTTCACCCGTCCGTCGAGGAAAGGTTTGGGCTTGAAAGCGTAGTTAGGCAAGGCGGAGAGGGCCCATATCGGCCCGAAGCACTTCGAAGTCACGAACGCTTCCGCCACCTCTATAAGTAA
- a CDS encoding SAVED domain-containing protein, which translates to MKAGALPANGRRAAAMWRWPVAKTKVPQKVQSALWARSAGRCQYRGCNHDLVGDLISGNENALFGFIAHIVADSADGPRGDPIRSPLLAKSLDNLMLMCAVHHKLIDVDGLVDHPEALLVEMKAEHEARVAMLAGIDKDRASHVLRFGASIGANEALVSTRAIFAAMPPDHHPASAQTIDLEMTGHAFADSDPAFWAMQQTNLQRNFAARVGGRIERQDIRHLSVFALAPQPLLIELGRLLCDIVPMVVHQRHREPSTWTWQRDGVRVRYQTTEPASGRSGVVALKLGVSATITDDRIERVVGNDAAIWSLCAEAPHNDIVRSPEDQAAYRTALRGLLDAIKARHGDQVVIHVFPALPASLAVETGRVWMPKADPELRIYDQQRDSGFVYALTVGQPGSV; encoded by the coding sequence ATGAAGGCTGGCGCGCTACCGGCGAATGGACGGCGAGCGGCCGCCATGTGGAGGTGGCCCGTGGCTAAGACGAAAGTTCCGCAAAAGGTTCAGTCAGCTCTCTGGGCACGATCCGCCGGGCGCTGCCAGTACCGGGGATGCAATCACGACCTTGTTGGCGATCTCATCTCTGGCAATGAGAACGCACTGTTCGGCTTCATCGCGCACATCGTCGCGGACAGCGCCGATGGGCCGCGGGGTGATCCAATAAGGTCTCCGCTACTTGCAAAGAGCCTCGACAATCTCATGCTGATGTGCGCGGTCCATCACAAGCTGATCGATGTCGACGGTCTGGTCGATCATCCCGAGGCCCTTCTCGTCGAAATGAAGGCCGAGCATGAGGCTCGCGTCGCGATGCTCGCCGGGATCGACAAGGATCGGGCCTCGCATGTGCTGCGGTTCGGCGCCAGCATCGGCGCGAATGAAGCACTGGTTTCAACCAGGGCCATTTTCGCTGCCATGCCGCCCGATCACCATCCAGCGAGCGCGCAGACGATCGACCTGGAAATGACCGGCCATGCGTTCGCCGACAGTGATCCGGCGTTCTGGGCCATGCAGCAGACCAACCTCCAGCGCAATTTCGCAGCACGGGTTGGCGGTAGGATCGAGCGCCAGGACATCCGCCATCTCAGCGTGTTCGCTTTGGCGCCGCAGCCGCTGCTCATCGAACTCGGCCGTTTGCTCTGCGACATCGTGCCGATGGTCGTCCATCAACGGCACCGTGAGCCTTCGACTTGGACCTGGCAGCGCGACGGCGTGCGCGTGCGCTATCAGACGACCGAACCGGCATCAGGGCGAAGCGGCGTAGTTGCCCTCAAGCTGGGCGTGAGCGCGACGATCACCGATGATCGTATTGAGCGTGTCGTCGGCAACGATGCCGCGATCTGGAGCCTGTGTGCCGAAGCTCCCCATAACGACATCGTTCGCAGCCCCGAAGATCAGGCTGCCTATCGCACGGCGCTGCGCGGGCTGCTCGATGCGATCAAAGCCCGACACGGCGACCAAGTCGTCATTCATGTGTTTCCAGCCCTGCCGGCGTCGCTTGCCGTGGAAACCGGCAGGGTATGGATGCCCAAGGCCGATCCCGAACTCCGAATCTATGATCAGCAGCGGGATAGCGGCTTTGTCTACGCGCTGACGGTCGGTCAGCCGGGATCGGTGTGA
- a CDS encoding nucleotidyltransferase, producing MASNIFRGDGRPNDPFGDPLDAILAEIALNLQLPPGLHAMAVDRYGAVCRYIDRPGSPLEGRVSSFYPQGSMAIDATISTRGTDDEYDLDAVVEIIGGSEGPEELLDLLEAALKGYPVSRIERKTRCITLYYADGMHLDVTPARRLAHKEKEGVIAHAKKGKPQEHRYVPMNAYGFCAWYNDRTPVEERFALALNRELYAKHGFTFDAAEVEEVPEQTPLLIKSVTTVALQLIKRHRNILYADEAGRMPPSVVLSCHAGHAAVPGMGLADMVMRQARWTARAIDQAARQNKLLDVANPEFFEERFTDRWPENQSQQQHYARALHGLADGLQMARERGVQLENLQDWLRDLFGQRVVTRSIDLFNKRLGQQVQARQHGYTRTGGLFTPAAPAIITGASALAPVAARAHTNMGERR from the coding sequence ATGGCCTCAAATATCTTTCGCGGCGACGGCAGGCCGAATGATCCATTCGGAGATCCTCTTGATGCGATCCTCGCCGAGATTGCACTCAATCTGCAGTTGCCGCCTGGTCTCCATGCCATGGCGGTTGATAGATACGGGGCAGTCTGCCGGTATATCGATCGTCCCGGGAGCCCGCTCGAAGGACGGGTGTCGAGCTTCTATCCGCAAGGGTCGATGGCCATCGACGCAACGATTTCGACGCGCGGCACCGACGACGAATATGACCTCGACGCGGTCGTAGAAATCATCGGCGGCAGCGAGGGGCCGGAGGAACTGCTCGATCTTCTGGAGGCCGCACTGAAGGGCTATCCGGTCTCGCGGATCGAACGCAAGACCCGCTGCATCACCCTTTATTACGCGGACGGCATGCACCTCGACGTGACGCCAGCGCGGCGGCTCGCCCACAAGGAAAAGGAGGGCGTGATCGCCCATGCCAAGAAGGGCAAGCCGCAAGAGCACCGCTACGTTCCGATGAACGCTTATGGCTTTTGCGCCTGGTACAATGATCGGACGCCGGTCGAAGAGCGTTTCGCGCTGGCGCTCAACCGCGAACTCTACGCCAAGCACGGCTTCACCTTCGATGCCGCCGAAGTAGAGGAGGTGCCGGAGCAGACGCCGCTGCTAATCAAGAGCGTAACCACCGTCGCGCTCCAACTCATCAAGCGCCATCGCAACATTCTCTATGCCGATGAGGCCGGCCGGATGCCGCCTTCGGTCGTGCTGTCGTGCCATGCTGGTCACGCCGCGGTACCGGGCATGGGGCTGGCAGATATGGTGATGCGCCAGGCGCGCTGGACCGCGCGTGCGATTGATCAGGCTGCACGCCAGAACAAGCTGCTCGACGTCGCCAATCCTGAGTTTTTCGAGGAGCGGTTCACCGACCGCTGGCCGGAAAACCAGTCGCAGCAGCAGCATTATGCCCGGGCACTCCATGGTCTGGCCGATGGCCTTCAGATGGCGCGTGAGCGCGGCGTGCAACTCGAGAACCTGCAGGATTGGCTGCGCGATCTGTTTGGCCAGCGTGTCGTCACGCGTTCGATTGACCTTTTCAACAAGCGCCTCGGCCAGCAGGTACAGGCGCGCCAGCATGGGTATACGCGCACAGGCGGCCTGTTTACGCCGGCAGCGCCTGCGATCATCACCGGGGCAAGCGCGCTAGCGCCGGTTGCCGCCAGGGCGCACACGAACATGGGTGAGCGTCGCTGA
- a CDS encoding ImmA/IrrE family metallo-endopeptidase: MIGTRLKLARASSGLSLRDLAERMGNVVSAQAIGKYERNEDMPGSRALMALATALGVSESYLLSDEELTLEGVDFRKKRTAKEEATIEAQTLQLLERYLAVEDMLGLKSVEWEQPRSAPYPLHDVRDAEDAARSVREEWGLGHDPVPKLAELLEERGIKVLSIDLEDIDGLAARVMRKERDAARVIVVRKDIWSERKRFTLAHELGHMVMTPTAGVDDESAANRFAGAFLMPADVVRAEVGAQRSAISIGELVAIKERFGVSVQAIAYRCLDLGIIDRKAFSFLFKEFTKRGWRKKPFEEPARIPPEYEEPKRFERLCYRALAEGVIGESRAAEMLGITLQALDKRLAEAA, translated from the coding sequence ATGATCGGCACGAGACTGAAGCTCGCCCGCGCATCCTCTGGATTGTCGCTGCGCGACCTCGCCGAGCGCATGGGCAACGTCGTCAGTGCGCAGGCGATCGGAAAATATGAGCGGAACGAGGATATGCCGGGTTCGCGCGCACTGATGGCGCTTGCGACGGCGCTGGGCGTCAGCGAATCCTATCTGCTCAGCGATGAGGAGCTGACGCTCGAAGGCGTCGATTTTCGCAAAAAGCGCACCGCCAAGGAAGAGGCGACGATCGAGGCGCAGACGCTACAGCTGCTCGAGCGCTATCTCGCGGTAGAGGATATGCTCGGTCTCAAGAGCGTCGAATGGGAGCAGCCGCGTAGCGCGCCCTATCCGCTGCACGACGTTCGCGATGCCGAAGATGCAGCCCGCTCAGTGCGCGAGGAATGGGGGCTCGGCCATGACCCAGTGCCAAAGCTCGCCGAACTGCTGGAGGAACGGGGTATCAAAGTGCTCTCGATCGATCTTGAAGACATCGACGGTCTCGCAGCGCGGGTAATGCGCAAGGAGCGTGACGCGGCGCGCGTGATCGTAGTGCGCAAAGACATCTGGTCCGAACGCAAGCGCTTCACTCTCGCGCATGAGCTTGGCCACATGGTGATGACGCCCACGGCAGGGGTCGATGATGAAAGCGCCGCCAACCGCTTTGCCGGCGCTTTCCTGATGCCGGCCGATGTCGTGCGCGCCGAGGTCGGCGCACAGCGCTCGGCCATCAGCATCGGTGAGCTTGTGGCGATCAAGGAGCGGTTTGGCGTAAGCGTCCAGGCAATCGCTTATCGCTGTCTTGACCTCGGCATTATCGATAGGAAGGCATTCTCGTTTCTTTTCAAGGAATTCACGAAGCGCGGGTGGCGCAAGAAACCTTTCGAGGAACCCGCACGCATCCCGCCCGAATATGAGGAGCCTAAGCGTTTCGAGCGGCTTTGCTACCGCGCGCTGGCCGAAGGCGTGATCGGCGAGAGCCGCGCCGCCGAGATGCTCGGGATCACCTTGCAGGCGCTAGACAAGCGCTTGGCCGAGGCAGCGTGA